One Vigna unguiculata cultivar IT97K-499-35 chromosome 11, ASM411807v1, whole genome shotgun sequence DNA window includes the following coding sequences:
- the LOC114169140 gene encoding putative receptor-like protein kinase At4g00960 — MGMGKPKTELNVRSLYFFVFMFLLSFKSLVTKAQPPFYLGDDCDFTPQKPLSNAYKTNINNMLSWLSSDAATSKGYNYKTIGNSTPLYGLYDCRGDVVGYFCQFCVSAASRRVLQHCPNRVSAVMYYNFCILRYSNQNFIGNVTINHPRHHVGNKSVSDAEEIQKGEDFMRSLIRKATVETNMLYYMDGFNLSSTQRRYGLVQCTRDLTSERCRQCLEAMLAQVPKCCEQKLGWLVGTASCHIKYDDYMFYLFDNQSYIVPGLTAKQGDGSKSRNLIIGLSVVGLVALCLSIYCLCYWNRVRKDGLITDTIPLSAYTNLPIIPLITILESTDNFSETSKLGEGGFGPVYKGILPDGRQVAVKRLSKASSQGSEEFKNEVTFIAKLQHCNLVRLVACCLDENEKILVYEYLSNASLDFHLFDDEKRKQLDWKLRSSIINGIARGLLYLHEDSRLKVIHRDLKASNVLLDDEMNPKISDFGLARAFENGQNQANTNRVMGTYGYMAPEYAMEGLFSMKSDVFSFGVLVLEIICGKKNSGFFLSEHGQSLLLYSWRMWCAGKCLELMDPVLENSYISNEVEKFIQIGLLCVQEAATTRPTMSTIMVLLASDVMNIPKPNKPAFSVGRMTSVETSATESSKNISINDASISSIAPR, encoded by the exons ATGGGCATGGGAAAACCAAAAACAGAACTCAATGTGAGATCactatatttctttgttttcatgttcttgctAAGCTTCAAATCTCTAGTTACCAAAGCACAACCACCCTTTTATTTGGGAGATGACTGTGATTTCACTCCTCAAAAGCCTCTCAGCAATGCATACAAAACCAACATTAACAACATGCTCTCATGGCTATCTTCAGATGCAGCCACAAGCAAAGGCTATAACTACAAAACCATAGGCAACAGCACCCCTCTGTATGGCCTCTATGATTGTCGTGGTGATGTTGTCGGCTACTTCTGCCAATTCTGTGTCTCCGCTGCTTCCAGAAGAGTCCTTCAGCACTGCCCTAACAGGGTCTCTGCTGTCATGTACTACAACTTCTGCATTCTGAGGTACTCCAATCAGAACTTCATTGGGAATGTCACGATAAACCATCCGAGACATCATGTTGGGAACAAAAGTGTGTCTGATGCAGAAGAGATTCAAAAGGGTGAGGATTTCATGAGAAGTTTGATCAGAAAAGCAACTGTGGAGACCAACATGTTGTACTACATGGATGGCTTCAATTTGAGCTCCACTCAGAGAAGGTATGGTCTGGTGCAGTGCACCAGAGACCTCACCAGTGAGAGATGCAGACAGTGCTTGGAGGCCATGCTGGCACAGGTTCCAAAATGTTGTGAACAGAAGCTGGGGTGGCTCGTGGGAACTGCTAGTTGTCACATAAAGTACGATGATTATATGTTCTACCTTTTCGACAACCAATCATATATTGTGCCTGGTTTAACAG CTAAACAAGGGGATGGTAGTAAGTCAAGAAACTTGATCATTGGATTGAGTGTGGTGGGGTTAGTAGCTCTGTGTTTGAGTATATATTGCTTATGCTACTGGAATAGAGTAAGAAAAG ATGGGCTGATAACTGATACTATTCCTCTGTCTGCGTATACAAATTTGCCTATAATCCCATTAATCACAATTCTTGAGAGTACTGATAACTTCTCAGAAACGTCTAAATTAGGTGAAGGTGGATTTGGCCCAGTTTACAAG GGAATTCTACCAGATGGAAGACAAGTTGCAGTCAAAAGGCTATCAAAAGCTTCTAGTCAAGGCTCAGAGGAGTTTAAGAATGAAGTAACATTCATAGCTAAATTGCAGCATTGCAACCTTGTAAGACTTGTGGCATGCTGCTTGGACGAAAATGAAAAGATACTGGTTTATGAGTATTTGTCAAATGCAAGTCTTGACTTTCACCTATTTG ATGATGAAAAAAGGAAGCAACTTGATTGGAAACTAAGGTCAAGCATAATCAATGGAATAGCAAGAGGTCTTTTATACCTTCATGAGGATTCTAGACTCAAGGTAATTCACAGAGATCTCAAAGCTAGTAATGTTCTGTTAGATGATGAAATGAATCCGAAGATATCAGATTTTGGATTAGCAAGAGCATTTGAAAATGGTCAGAACCAGGCAAATACAAACCGAGTAATGGGCACTTA TGGATACATGGCTCCGGAATATGCTATGGAAGGATTGTTTTCAATGAAATCTGATGTTTTCAGCTTTGGAGTACTTGTTCTAGAAATCATTTGTGGGAAAAAGAACAGTGGATTTTTTCTATCAGAACATGGTCAGAGTCTTCTTTTATAT AGTTGGAGAATGTGGTGTGCAGGAAAATGCTTGGAATTGATGGATCCAGTGTTAGAAAATTCCTACATATCCAATGAAGTTGAGAAGTTTATACAGATTGGTTTATTGTGTGTTCAAGAAGCAGCAACAACTAGACCAACCATGTCCACTATCATGGTATTGTTGGCAAGTGATGTGATGAACATTCCAAAACCCAACAAACCTGCATTCTCAGTTGGAAGAATGACCTCAGTGGAAACTTCTGCTACTGAGAGttccaaaaatatttccatTAATGATGCATCTATCTCTAGCATTGCACCAAGGTAA